One Pieris rapae chromosome 7, ilPieRapa1.1, whole genome shotgun sequence genomic window carries:
- the LOC111001412 gene encoding transmembrane protein 181 codes for MDTANVGYSYHLPNGGWNYKIRNTLSQFSDLFSEFNKYIAPAYHHDRCERSVQMRVYSMHKGEFVMVFIAFFACFGLGVFIGLAGPSPTITTSISGASVLRNASSIFSGPFHLHSPALGTRVQQLWLLAEIVTDNNDEEIFDKSFQVSISIDGVLSDHTTTNLVPETEATNRTQHLKCKKQICEEVMVLHLGSPEYTHYMLNVRFYGLHEFHKRYNIREVMFYFKTYNPGFTQMETWFRFIFLLTTFTVACWFAHTLRKYSTQDWAIEQKWLSILLPMLLLYNDPIYPLRLVSGGCFAPLIDSVFQTTFLACVMLSWLALYHGLRQNERSFVSFYLLKVVLVGFVWTPAMIIAVWQKYYGFYDPTFNYYTDPNFRVVKILFFSAVALYFLYLLILVVKAYSDLRNMPFFDIRLRCLSIIVVSVLSITTILALHSWGPAALQDYWASQPKVHFDTSAPFMAMYGLFNFKLYTLAYLFSPGSGSLHETAITKDNPAFSMINDSDEDVIYGSDEESRRPLNSHSRANTDNII; via the exons atggataCGGCAAATGTAGGATATTCCTACCATTTACCAAATGGTGGATGGAATTATAAAATTCGCAATACCTTGTCACAATTTAGTGACTTGTTTagcgaatttaataaatatattgcccCCGCTTATCATCACGATCGGTGTGAGAG GTCCGTTCAAATGAGGGTTTATTCGATGCACAAAGGAGAATTTGTAATGGTTTTTATAGCATTTTTTGCTTGTTTCGGTCTTGGAGTATTCATAGGATTAGCAG GCCCTTCACCCACTATAACCACGTCAATATCAGGGGCAAGTGTCCTCAGGAACGCCTCCTCGATATTTAGCGGTCCCTTTCACCTGCACAGTCCAGCTTTGGGCACGCGTGTCCAACAATTATGGTTATTGGCTGAGATCGTTACTGATAATAATGATG AAGAGATATTTGACAAAAGCTTCCAAGTGAGTATATCGATAGATGGCGTTCTCAGCGATCACACCACTACCAACCTTGTACCGGAAACGGAAGCAACGAATcg aacacaacatttaaaatgcaAGAAGCAAATATGCGAGGAAGTTATGGTGCTTCATCTGGGTTCGCCCGAGTACACCCATTATATGCTTAACGTACGATTTTACGGTCTCCATGAGTTCCACAAACGCTACAACATACGGGAAGTCATGTtctat TTCAAAACTTATAATCCGGGCTTCACTCAAATGGAAACTTGGTTCAGGTTCATCTTCCTTCTCACCACATTTACAGTTGCC TGTTGGTTTGCCCATACATTGCGTAAATACTCAACTCAAGACTGGGCGATTGAACAAAAATGGCTCTCCATTTTATTACcaatgttattgttatataatg ACCCCATTTACCCACTTCGCCTGGTCTCTGGCGGGTGTTTCGCTCCGCTGATAGACTCAGTATTCCAGACCACGTTCCTCGCATGTGTCATGCTCTCCTGGCTCGCTCTATACCATGGGCTCCGACag AACGAGCGAAGTTTCGTATCTTTCTACTTATTGAAAGTGGTCTTAGTGGGATTTGTTTGGACTCCCGCGATGATCATCGCCGTTTGGCAGAAATACTACGGCTTCTACGACCCTACGTTCAATTACTACACGGACCCCAACTTTCGG gtggtgaaaatattattcttcaGTGCTGTCGCGCTTTACTTTCTGTACCTGCTTATACTTGTTGTTAAGGCTTATAGCGATTTAAGGAATATGCCGTTTTTtg ATATAAGATTGCGTTGTCTATCCATAATCGTAGTATCGGTTTTATCAATAACTACTATTTTGGCTTTACATTCGTGGGGTCCGGCCGCACTACAAGACTACTGGGCCTCTCAGCCAAAGGTCCATTTTGATACATCAGCGCCTTTTATGGCTATGTATggcctatttaattttaaattgtatacttTGGCCTATTTATTCTCGCCTGGCAGTGGATCTTTACATG AAACAGCGATAACCAAAGACAATCCGGCTTTTTCTATGATCAATGACTCGGATGAAGACGTCATCTACGGCTCGGACGAAGAAAGCCGCCGACCTCTCAACTCACATTCCAGAgcaaatacagataacataaTATGA